The following nucleotide sequence is from Lysobacter panacisoli.
CCTCGTCGCCAACTCGGTCGACAAGCTGAAGGTGCCGGGCAAGGCGCTGTACACCTGCATGCTCAACCCGCAGGGCGGCGTGATCGACGACCTCATCATCTATTTCCGCGACGACGAGTACTTCCGCCTGGTGGTCAACGCCGCCACGCGCGACAAGGACCTGGCGTGGATCGCCGAACAGGCGAAGGCCTTCGATGTCAGCGTCACCGAGCGTCCGGAGTTCGGCATGATCGCCGTGCAGGGTCCGAATGCGCGCGAGAAGGTACTCGGCATGCTCAACGATGACGATCGTGCCCCGGTCGCCAAGCTGGGCAAGTTCGCCGCCGCGCAGGCGCGCACGCGCGACGGCATCGAGGTGTTCGTGGCCCGCACCGGTTACACCGGCGAGGACGGCTTCGAAGTGATCGTGCCCGAAGCGCAGACCGTGGCGTTCTGGAACGCGCTGCTCGATGCGGGCGTGAAGCCGGCAGGCCTGGGTGCCCGCGACACGCTGCGCCTGGAAGCCGGCATGAACCTCTACGGCCAGGACATGGACGACGCGGTGTCGCCGTACGAAGCCGCGCTGGCCTGGACGGTCGCCCTCGACGAAGGCCGCGACTTCATCGGTCGCGGCGTGCTCGAACAACAGAAGGCCGGCGGCGCGCCGCGCCAGATGATCGGCCTGGTGATGGACGAGAAGGGCGTTCTACGCCACGGCCAGAAGGTGCTGACCGACAACGGCGAAGGCGAAATCCTCTCGGGCACCTTCTCGCCGACGCTGGGCAAGGCGATCGCCTTCGCGCGCGTGCCGGCCGGCGTGCCGGGCAACGTCCGCGTCGACATCCGCGGCAAGGAAGTGCCGGTGCGCGTGGTCAAGTTCCCGTTCGTGCGCGACGGCCAGCCGCAGGAAGGCGTGCTGGGCTGAGCCGCGCGTGGCGCGCGCCGGAGAGCATCCGCGCGCGCCATCCCGGCCGATGTTCTACTCTCTGTCGCACGTCCCCCGGCGCCGTTAAACTAGGCGCAGTTCCCAGCAGCCCCCGCACAGGTTTCGAGGCCCGTCATGAGTGAAATTCCCGGCGATCTGAAGTTCATGAAGTCCCACGAGTGGGCCCGCGTCGATGGCGACGGCAAGGTCACGGTCGGCATCTCCGATCATGCTCAGGGCCTGCTGGGCGATCTGGTCTACGTCGAGCTGCCCAACGTCGGCGAGCGAGTCGAGGCGGGCAACGCCTGCGCCGTCGTCGAGTCGGTGAAGGCCGCGTCCGACGTCTACTCCCCGGTCAGCGGCAAGGTCGTCGCGGTGAACTCCGCCCTGACCGACAAGCCGGAAACCATCAACGAGGACGCCTACGGCGAAGGCTGGATCTTCACCGTCGAGATCGACGACGCCGACCAGCTCAACGAGCTGCTGGCGCCGGACGACTACTCCGAGCTGCTCGAAGAAGAAGACCACTGAGTCTTCCGGCGCGGTCGTCGCGCCGACGAAATCCGGTCTCCTCGACCGCTGCACCGGCCGCCTCGTGCGGCCGGTTCTGTTTCCGGCGTCCGCAACGACGTCGATGCGCGAGCCCACGATTTCCAGGTTCGCGGCAGCCCAGCGCGGCGCAATTGCTGCCCAGGCGCGGCGATGCGCTCATCCTCACCTGCTCCCCGCGATGCGTCGTCCGCACGCCGCGCCTCGGGCTTCGTCCGGTTTCGTGATGGGCGGGTGATCGCGTGCTCGCTTCGATCGCGATACGGCATCGCGCCAGCTTGCCTTGCATGTCCGAACTGCTGGCATGGCGTGATCGGACAGGCCGCGATGCATCGTCGAACTCACCCGCTCGACGCACCACTCGACGTCTTCGACGATGTCGTTCGCATGCCTCGTGTGCGCTTCGAGGGTATGCGCGAAGGTGGTCGAGGCGGTCGGAGAGTTCGCGCACTTTCGCGCAAATGGGCGTGTTGCGACGCGAAACAGACCGGCTCGGAGGATGATCGATTCGACCCGCTCGCGGACGCGACGAGGGTGGTCGAAGGTCGGCGACGCGCTTCGTCGGAATCCGTCGGCGAGCGCATGCGACGCGCGCGTGCTTTCAGTAAACCCCTTAAAAAAAGCATTTTGTGAAACGCGTGTGGCGTGTCGCTCGATTCGAGCGTCGTCGTCGAAGCGTCGCGACGACCGTCGTGGAGCTTGTCGGCCGGCGACGACGCGGCGACACGGCCGAAAAAAAAATGAGCGAAGTTATTGACAGCCCGAAAAAGCGTGATTAGGTTTCGCCCAGCAGACGTTTCCTGCGGAAGCGAGTGAGTACAATCAAAGCGACAACTCGCGGCACAAAACGAACCTCCGACCGGGCAGTCGAAACGGTGGACGCAGGGTTCGCTTCCCCCGAGAAAAGTCGTATCGCGTCGCAGGCGCACATCATCCAACCCGGTTCGCTCTCTCCGAGCGCCGGGTTTTTGTTTGCCCGCGGGGGTGGGCAACGACGAAATCCGTTCCGGCGCGCCTGGCGCGTCGGCGGCTGCACGCGGGTCCGACTCCCGCGGCACTGGTGGGTTCACCAGACTGGTTCTACTGGGCTATAGACCTGCACGACCACTGATCAAGACTGATCAACCACTGACGAGGAGCCATCCCATGGCCATGAAGAAAGCTGCGAAGAAGAAGCCCGCCGCCAAGAAGGCTGCGAAGAAGGTCGCCAAGAAGGCCGGCGCCAAGAAGACCGTGAAGAAGGCCGCCAAGAAGGCGACCAAGCGTCCGGCGAAGAAGGTCGCGAAGAAGGCCGCGAAGAAGACCGTCCGCAAGGCCGCCAAGAAGACCGCCAAGAAGGCGACCAAGAAGGTTGCCAAGAAGGCTGGCGCGAAGAAGACCGCCAAGAAGACCGTCCGCAAGGCCGCCAAGAAGGCGACCAAGAAGACTGGCGCGAAGAAGGCTGCCAAGAAGACCGCCAAGAAGACCGCCAAGAAGGCGGCCAAGAAGACTGGCGCGAAGAAGGCTGCCAAGAAGTCCAGCCGCAAGAAGGCGACCAAGAAGTCGTCCGTGGCTTCGATGCCGGCGACCCCGGCACCGATGATCTAATAAAAGCCCCGATACACCGTAATCGAGCTCTCTCCCCGCAGCCCAGGCGGGGGGAGAGTTTTTTTTATGGGCCATCGAAATGCCGGCATGTCGCCGTCGATGTGTCCTGGCGCAGGATGTCCCTCGACTCGCAGGCGCGATCGCTGCGACCGATCAGGATCGCCGTGTCTCGGCTGCCTCGCGACCCCATGAACGACAACGCCGCCCGAAGGCGGCGTCTGGCAGGTCGGTGAAGCGCGATCGCTTAGCGCGGTGCGGCGCTCGCGGTGGATGCATGCGTGCCCGGTGCGTTGGGCGATTCCGCTTCCGATGTGTCGGCGTACAGCGTCGGGTCGATGCGGTCGTCGAGCCACTGGCCCTCAGGCAGGCCGAGCGCGCTGTCGAGGATCGTGGGCAGCAGGCCCGACGGCAACGAGCTTTCGCTGTTCCAGAGCAGGGCCACGCCGAAGTCGAGTTCCGGCACCATCGCGATCAGGCCGCGATAACCCTGCACGGCGCCGCCGTGGAAGACCACGCGATGACCGGCGTAGTCGTAGGTGCGCCAGCCCAGTGCATAGCCGGCCGAATTGAGGCGCGTACGACGCCACGACGAACCGCGGATCTCGCTCGGCGTGTCGACCAGCGGCTGGTGCAGCGTCGCCAGCAGCGGCGCCGGCAGCACGTCGGGACGATGGCCGGTATGCGCCAGCAGGTACTGCGCCATGTCGCTGGCGCTGGCGTTGACGCCCGCGGCCGGCAGCACCTGGTAGTAGGTGGTCTTGGGCATCAGCGACACCCAGCCGCCGCGACCGCGTACGTGCGGACGCGCCCAGCTCGGGCTGGCCTGGATGCCTTCCAGGCCCAGGCTCGCGTCGTTCATGCCGAGCGGCTTGAAGATGCGGCGCTGCACTTCCTGCGCGTAGAAGTCGCCGGTGGCGGCGAACACCACGTCGCCGATCAGGCTGAAGGCGACGTTCTGGTAGCTGTAGCACGTGCCCGGCGCGCACTTCATCGGCGCATACGCGAGCCGCTGGGTGAGCGTGTGGTAATCGACGTACTGCTCCAGGTCGCGGTCGAACGCGTTGTGGGTCAGGCCGACGCGATGGCTCAGCACGTCGGCGACGGTGAGCTGCTGCGAAGAGTACGAGTCGCTGAGGCGGAAGCTCGGCAGGTAGCTGGTGAGCTTGCTGTCCCAGCGCAGCGAACCGTCGTTGACCAGCAGGCCCGTCATGGTTCCGGCGAAGCTCTTGGACAGCGACGCGAGGCGGAACACGGTGTGCGAGTCCACCGGCTGCGGACGGCTGGTGTCGGTGATGCCGAAACCGCGCGAGCTGATGATCTTGCCGTCATGGACCATCGCCATCGCCAGACCCGGCACGCGATTGCCGGCGACGAGCTGCTGCGCCATCGACTCGAACTGGCGGACATCGAAGCCGGTCGGAAGCGGCGCGGCCGGAGGCATATTGACGGGACGCACGACGGCGGTCGTGCCGATCGCGGTGGTCTGTGCAGCGACGGGGCCACCGCTGTGTTGCGGCGTCTGTGCAGTGGAGCCCAGGGTGAGCGGAAGCAGCAGAGCGACTGCACCTGCTCGGGCCAGGATGCGGGAGTGCCGCTTCTTATTGCTTTTCATGGCCGACGCCCCTGCACTACATGTCGGCCGGATAATAACGCCGATCTCAGGGGGTGAGGCAACAGTGGCCACCAGGCCCCTGATTTCGCAGGCTTTAGTGCGCTCCATCGCAGTTCCCGGCCCACCCTCCGGGCCATTCACGAATGTGCATGCGCAAAACCCGCGCGGCGCGTGCGCGGACGCCCGCGCGGTCCCCGCGAAAAGAGCGTTATCCGTCGGTGTTGATCAGGTCCGCGGCGCGCTCGGCGATCATCATGGTCGGCGCGTTCGTGTTGCCGCCGACCAGCGTCGGCATCACCGATGCATCGACCACGCGCAGGCCTTCGACGCCACGCACACGCAGTTGCGGATCCACGACCGAGAGCGCGTCGTTGCCCATGCGGCAGGTGCCGATCGGGTGGTAGATCGTCTCGGCCTTGGCGCGGATGAATTCGACCAGCTCCGCATCGCTGAGGTCGTTGCGCGCGGGGAAGATCGGTGCGCCGCGATAGGCATCGAACGCGGGTTGTGCGAGCAGTTCACGCGAGAGCTTCGCGCCTTCCACCATCACCTTCAGGTCGAAGCCTTCTGCGTCGCTGAGGTAGTTCGCTTCGATGCGCGGCTTGTCGCCGGCGCGACCGCTCGCGAGCGTGATGCGGCCGCGGCTGCGCGGACGCAGGAAGCAGGCGTGCACGGTGTAACCGTCGCCCGACAGTCGACGACGGCCGTGGTCGTCGAGCATCGCCGGCACGAAGTGCATCTGGATGTCGGGACGCTCGTCCGTCGCCAGCGGCGAGCGCACGAATGCGCCGGCCTCGGCGATGTTGCTCGTGCCCACGCCGCTGTGGCCGCGCAGGTAGTAATCGAACGCCACGCGCGCGTCGCTGAGGCGGTCGTAGGTGATCGCTTGCGTGGCGTGCTGCAGCGTGCAGATGTCGAGATGGTCCTGCAGGTTCTCGCCGACCTGCGGCGCATCGGCGACCACGTCGATGCCGTGGCGGCGCAGATGCATCGCCGGGCCGATGCCGGACAGCATCAGCAGTTGGGGCGAGTTGATCGCGCCGCCGCACAGCAGCACTTCGCGCGCCGCCGCCTGGTGATAGGCGCGTCCCTGGGCGATGTAGACGACACCGCTCGCGCGGCCGCGCTCGAAGGTGATGCGGTTGGCCTGCGCGCCGGTGACGATGGTGAGGTTGCGCCGCTCGCGCACCGGGTCCAGGTAGCCCACCGCGCTCGAGCAGCGCGCGCCGTTCTTCTGCGTGACCTGGTAGAGGCCGAAGCCTTCCTGCGACGGGCCGTTGAAGTCGCGATTGATCGCGTAACCGGCCTGCTGGCCGGCTTCGATGAAGGCGGACGAGAGCGGATTGCTGTAGCGCAGGTCCGACACGTACAACGGGCCTTCGTCGCCGTGCAGCGCATCGGCGCCGCGCGAGTTGCGCTCGCTGCGGCGGAAGTAAGGCAGCACCGATTTCCAGCCCCAGCCTTCGGCGCCGAGCGCGGCCCACTCGTCGTAGTCGGCGGGCACGCCGCGCGTGTAGCACATGGCGTTGATCGAACTCGATCCGCCCAGCACCTTGCCGCGCGGCCACCACAGCGCACGGCCGTCGAGCGCGGCTTCCGGCGCGGTGTGGTAGTCCCAGTTCACGCGCCGGTTGTTGACCAGCTTGGCCAGGCCGGCGGGCATGTGGATGAAGGGATGGCTGTCGCGGGGGCCCGCTTCCAGCAGCAATACCTTGGTGTCGGGGTCCGCGGACAGGCGATTGGCCAGTACGCAGCCGGCCGATCCGGCGCCGATGATGATGTAGTCGAACACGTACGCTCTGCCGCTCCACCGTGGCCCGGTCGGTTAACCCCGCGACCGTAAGGACGACCATTAGAGCAAATGCTCCCCGGATCGGCCGTTGGCTGGCGTGACGGGGTCGCATCGGCCGCTACCGTGCGGTAGCGGGCGCCCCCGGCATCGGCTAACGTGCCGCCAGCATTCCCGGAGCCAGACGATGGCGTCCAGCCATACCAGCGATCAGCCGCAGCGTCGGGTCCACAGCGGCGAATGGCACGCGGTCGGCCTCTCGTTCACCTATTTCTTCTGCGTGCTGGCGGCGTACTACGTGATCCGCCCGGTGCGCGAGCAGCTCTCGGCCGCGGTCGGTTCGACCCAGCTGCCGTGGTTCTACGCGGCGACCTTCCTGGCCACGCTGGTCCTGACCCCGGTCTTCGCCGCGCTGATCGCGCGCTGGCCGCGGCGCGTGGTGGTGCCGCTGGTGTACCTGTTCTTCATCGCCTGCCTGCTCGGCTTCGTGCCGCTGTTCACCGCGCAGGGACTGCTCAGCCCGCGCGCGCTGGGCACGCTGTTCTTCGTCTGGGTGAGCGTGTTCAACCTGTTCGTGGTGTCGGTGTTCTGGAGCTTCATGGCCGACATCTGGAACACCGAGCAGGCGCGCCGGCTGTTCCCGATCATCGCCGTCGCCGGCACCTGCGGTGCGCTCGCCGGCCCGGCGCTGACGCGCACGCTGGTGGATGTCATCGGCGTGGCGCCGCTGCTGGTGGTCTCGGCGACCCTGCTCGGCATCGCCGTGGTGTGCATCGTGCTGCTGGGGCGCTGGGCGCGCACGCATGGCGCGCGCCGCTTCGATGCCGCGCACGAGGCGCCGGTCGGCGGCAGCATGTGGGACGGGCTGCGCCAGGTGTTCTCCGATCCCTTCATGCGCGGCATGGCGATTCTGCTGCTGCTCGCTGATGGCATCGGCACGGTGAACTACGCGTTGGTGGCGGACTACTCCGGCGCGACCTTTACCGACGCGGTGGCGCGTACGCGCTTCGCGGCCGAAGTCGACCTGTCTGCGAACGCGCTGACGGTGATTACCCAGCTCACCCTCACGCGCTGGCTGCTGCCGCGCAAGGGCGCGGGCGCGGTGATCCTGGTGTGGGCGGTGGTGAGCCTGTTCGCGCTGTCGGTGGTGGTGTTCGCGCCCGATCCACACGCGCCGCTGCTGGGCGGAATGCCGGCCGTGGCGATCGCATTGATCGTCAGCCGCGGCCTCGCCTACGGCATGGCCGAACCGGCTCGCCACAGCCTCTACACCCGCGTCCCGCGCGACGTCCGCTACAAGGGCCAGAACGCGGTCGACACCGCGGTGTGGCGATTCGGCGACACCGCGATCGCGGTGAGCATGAACGCCCTGCGCGCGCTCGGCGTCACCACCGGTGGTTTCGCCGGACTCAGCGCGCTGGCGGCGTTCACCGCCGCCACCATCGGCTGGCGACTGGCGCGCCGGGTCGATGCCGTTCCCGCGACCCCACCCGCGCAGCCAGCCACGCCATGACATCCGGCGCATGGCGCCGACGCGTCGTCCAGCGCACGCTGCGAGGCACACCAAGCTAAGCTCACCCCAGCCCAGCCGCCACGGAGATCCGCATGTCCACGCTCGCCATGCTCTTGATCGCCGTCGTCGCGTTGTTGCATCTGGGCTTCCTGGTGCTGGAGATGTTCCTGTGGACGCGGCCGTTCGGTCGCAAGGTGTTCCGCCTGTCGCCTGAGAAGGCGGAGGCGACGAAGGTACTCGCCGCCAACCAGGGCCTCTACAACGGCTTCCTCGCGGCCGGACTCATCTGGTCGTTGTGCAGCCAGCGTGCCGACGTCGCGTCGTTCTTCCTCGCCTGCGTGGTCGTGGCCGGCGCCTACGGTGCGGCCACGGTGAACCGCCGCATCTTCTTCATCCAGGCGTTGCCAGCGCTGGTGGCCCTGGTCGCCCTGCGGCTGGCCTGACCTGTCGAATCGTCTCCCGCGCAATCGACCATCTCCTGAGGAGGGCGATCCGGCGGCCGGCTCGACCCGTTCTTCATTCCACGCCAGGAGGTCCGAAATGAAGTACGTATGCCTGATCTACGACGAGGAGAAGCTGTTCGACGACATGCCAAAGGACCAGTTCGACGCGGTCATGGGCGAGTACTTCGCGCTCAGCGACGCGCTGGTGGAAAGCGGGCAGATGGTCGCGGCCGAAGCGCTGCAGCCGGTCAACACCGCCACGGTCGTGCGCGTGCGCAACGGGCGGCTGTCGACCACCGACGGCCCCTACGCGGAGACCAAGGAGCAGCTCGGCGGGTTCTACCTGATCGAGGCGAAGGACTTGGATGAAGCCATCCGCATCGCCGGGCGGATTCCGTCCGCACGGTTCGGCAGCGTCGAAGTGCGGCCGGTCATGGATTGCCAGCGCCCCGACTGACGTGGATGCGCAGGCGCAGGTGGAAGCCGTCTACCGGCACGAGTCGCGCCGCGTGCTGGCCACGCTCATCCGCCTGCTCGGCGACATCGACCTCGCCGAGGAAGCGATGCACGATGCCTTTCGCGCGGCGATGGAACAGTGGCCGCAGACAGGCGTCCCGGACCAGCCACGCGCGTGGCTGGTCTCGGCCGGGCGCTTCAAGGCGATCGACGGGCTGCGTCGGCGTGCCCGTTTCGACGCATCGCTGGCGCAGATCGCCGACACGCTGTATCAGCAGGCGGAAGAGGGCGCGGACGAGGAACTCGAGGACGACCGTCTGCGCCTGGTCTTCACCTGCTGCCATCCTGCGCTCCCTGCGGACGCGCAGGTGGCCCTCACGCTGCGTGAGGTGTGCGACCTGACGACGGAGGAAATCGCGGGCGCATTCCTGGCCACGCCCTCGGCGATCGCCCAGCGCATCGTGCGCGCGAAGGCGAAGATCCGGCAGGCACGTATTCCGTACCGCGTCCCGCCGCGCGAGGAGTTGCCCGGGCGCCTGGATGCCGTGCTGCACGTGGTCTACCTCGTCTTCAACGAGGGCTACAGCGCGAGTTCCGGCGACTCGCTCACACGCAAGGACCTGAGCGGGGAAGCGATACGCCTTGGGCGCCTGCTGGTGGAACTGCTGCCCGATCCGGAAACGCTGGGCCTGCTCGCGCTGATGCTGCTTCACGAATCGCGCCGTACCGCGCGCACCGACGCGGAAGGCAACCTTGTGCTGCTGGAAAAACAGGATCGCAGCCGCTGGGATCGGGCGCTGATCGACGAAGGAACCTCGCTGGTGCAGCACATCTGGAACGCGCGACGCTTCGGGCCATACAGCCTGCAGGCATCGATCGCGGCCGTGCATGCAGGCGCATCGTCCGCGCGGGAGACTGACTGGCAGCAGATCGTCGCGATCTACGACGTGCTGCTTCGCGCCGATCCGTCGCCGGTGGTGGAACTCAACCGCGCGGCGGCGATCGCAATGCGTGATGGGCCTGCAGAAGGGGTCGCGCTCATCGAGCCCCTGCTGCAGCACGACGCACTGCAGCGCTATGCGCCGGCGCATTCGGCACATGCCGACCTGTGCCGGCGGCTTGCACGATACGAACAGGCGCGCCGTTCGTATCGCCGCGCGCTGGAATTGACCTCGCAGGCCGCGCAGCGGCGCTTCCTCGAACAGCGTCTGCGCGAACTGGATTCGCCAGTGCGCGAATGACGCACGGGCTCATCGCCGCGGCGACACCCACATCGCGATCGTCGCGCGGAACACCGCGTCGCCGGCGGCGTCGGTGACGACCACGCTGACCGGCAGGTCGTAGGCGGACGCCGATTCGACCAGCGGAACGTCGGGCGTGGCGACGCCATGCAGCGTGCCCGTGGCCTTCTTCAGGTATTCGACGGTCATGCCCTTGGGAATCCAGCGCATCGACGCGGGCAGGCTGGCATCGGTCATCACGCCCGCGGCGAGCTCGGCCAGGTTGCACAGCGCGATCGCGTGCACCGTGCCGATGTGGTTGTGCACGCGGCGGCGGTCGCGGATGCGCACTTCGCAGCGGTTCGGTTCCAGCGCGACGAAGCGCGGCGCGATGGTCGAGAAGTACGGCGCCTTGAAACACACCGCGCGCGAGAAGAGCCAGTGGCCGGCCGGCCAGCGGGTGACCTTGCGGTAGAGCGAGAGCAGCGGAGCGGACATGGACGGGATCCGGATAAGACGACGGCGGGACATGCCCGCCGTCGTGTGGTCGATTTCGCGTCGGGTCAGGCCGCGGCGCGGTTGTCGTGCTTGTCCGTGCGATAGCCTGCCGAGCGCAGTTCCTCGGCGTCGAAATCGTCGACGCTGATGGTGTCGATGGTCAGCTCGCGCAGCTCTTCCAGCTGGCGGCGTTCCTCGGCCGTGATCCAGCCTTCGCGCACGCCTTCGTCGAGCTGGGTGGCGAAATCGTGCGCCTCGATGTCGTGCTGCTTCAGCGCCTTGAGGAACTTGCGCTCCACCGGCTCGGCGAGCACGGCCTTCTGCAGGTAGCTGGCGATGCGACCGCCCGGGTTGTTGGCGGTCGGGGTCAGGAACACACCCTTGCCCATGCGCTCGCGCGCTTCGTTGGGCGACATCAGCAGCGACGCGACCTTGTGGCCAAGGCGATCGCTCGGGTACTGCGCGCGACGGCCCAGCGGGAACACCAGCGCCCACAGCAGCCAGCCGATCGGACGGATCGGGAAGTTGCGCAGCGCGCCGGAGAACGCCTTCTCGATCTTGAAGGTCGCGTTGTGGATCGACCATGCCAGCAGCGGCTGGTCGGCGACCGGACGGCCTTCGTCCTCGTAGCGCTTGAGCAGTGCGCTGGCGATGTACAGGTTGCTGAGCACGTCGCCGAGGCGGCCCGACAGCGATTCCTTGAACTTCAGCTTGCCGCCCAGCAGCAGCATCGAGGTGTCCGCGCACAGCGCCAGCGCCGCCGAGTAGCGGTTGAGCTTGCGGTAGTAGCGGCGCGTGTAGGCGTCGCCCGGCGCGGCACCGAGCCGTGCCGAGGTCAGGCCGAACCAGAACGAACGCACGGCGTTGGAGATGGCGAAGCCGATGTGGCCGAACAGGTTGCGGTCGAACTCGCGCAGGCGCTCGTCGGCGTCGGGCAGCATCGCCGCCTTCATTTCCTTCAGCACCCACGGATGGCACAGGATCGCGCCCTGGCCGAAGATCATCAGCGAGCGCGTCATGATGTTCGCGCCTTCCACCGTGATCATGATCGGCGCGGCCTGCCAGTTACGGCCGGCGAAGTTGCGCGGGCCGAGGATGATGCCCTTGCCGCCGATGATGTCCATCACGTCGCGCGCGACTTCGCGGCCGAGCTCGGTGCAGTGGTACTTGGAGATGGTCGAGGGCACGGCCGGCAGTTCGCCGCGCGCCACCGCCGCGGCCGAGGCCTCGGCCAGCGCGCTGATGGTGTAGGCGTTGCCGCCGATACGGGCGAGCGCTTCTTCCACGCCTTCGAAACGGCCGATCGAAAGACCGAACTGCTTGCGGATGCGCGCGTACGCGCCGGTCACGACCGCGCCGAACTTGGAGCCGCCGCTGGCCGTGGAGGGCAGGGTGATGGAGCGGCCGATCGACAGGCACTCCACCAGCATCTGCCAGCCCTTGCCGGCATAGGCTTCGCCGCCGATCAGCTGGCTCAGCGGAATGAACACGTCCTTGCCGCGGATCGGGCCGTTCTGGAACGGGCTGTTGAGCGGCATCGCGCGGCGGCCGATCTCGACGCCGGCGGTGTCGCGCGGCAGCAGTGCGAGGGTGATGCCGATGTCCTGCTTGTCACCGATCAGGCCTTCCGGGTCGTACATGCGGAAGGCCAGGCCGATCAGCGTCGCCACCGGTGCCAGCGTGATGTAGCGCTTGTCGAAGGTCAGCTTCACGCCGACCACGCGCGCGCCGTTCCAATCGCCCATGCAGACGATGCCGTAGTCGGGGATCGACGTCGCATCGGAGCCGGCCCACGGACCGGTCAGGCCGAAACACGGCACTTCACGGCCGTCGGCCAGACGCGGCAGGTAATGGTCCTTCTGTTCCTGCGTGCCGTAGTGCATCAGCAGCTCGGCCGGACCGAGCGAGTTGGGCACGCCGACGGTGGAGCTGACGACCGAGGACATCGAGGCCAGCTTCTGGATCACCTTGTGGTTGCCCAGTGCGGTGAAGCCCAGGCCGCCGTATTCCTTCGGCACGATCATGCCGAAGAACTTGTTCTTCTTGATGTACTCCCACAGCTCCGGCGACAGGTCGGCATCGACGTGGGTGATCTTCCAGTCGTCGACCATCTTGCACAGCTCTTCGACCGGGCCATCGAGGAACGCCTGCTCGTCCTCGCGCAGGGTCGGCCTGGGCTGCTGGTGCAGCACGTCCCAGTCCGGCTTGCCGGAGAACAGCTGGCCTTCCCAGCCCACGGTGCCGGCTTCCAGCGCGACGCGCTCGGTTTCCGACAGCGGCGGCAGGATCTTCGTGTAGAAGCCCAGCAGCGGCTTGGTGATGAAGGGCAGGCGGATCTGCGGCAGCAGCAGCGGCACCGCGATCAGCGCGGTGATGACGGCGGCGACCACCGTGGCCGTGCCGCTGGCGCCGAGCAGCCAGCAGGCAACCAGAGCGGTGGCGGTGAGCGCCGCCCAGACCGGAAGTCGCAGGCGGTGATAGGCGGCGATGGCGCCTACCAGCAGGAAGGCAATGAAAGGAATCGCGATACTCATGACGGCGCTCCAGCGCGGTGCGGCGATGACAGCAGGCTGATGGGATCGAGGCGATGCCGTGGTCGATTCCGGCCGCAAAGCCGGGATTCAATCGCATGCATCAAACACTCAACATACGGCCGAGTATGGTAAGATTCGACGGCTGCTGTCAACCGGGCCCTCACCGTCCCTTTACGACAGGGTTCCCAGACAGCGCGCATACTGTTCCCGCCGCTGGCGTATGGTTAAAATATAGACCATGAGCTCTAATCCGCAGACCAAGCAGGAAGGAGCCGGGACGGGACGTCCTGGACAGGACAACCCGGCGTCCGAGCGCGGTGCCGCGCCCGAGCGCACCGGCCGCCTGAGTGCCGACGACTGGGCACAGGCCGCGCTGGACCTGATCGCCGAACAAGGTGTCGCGGCGGTGGCGGTCGAACCGCTGG
It contains:
- the gcvT gene encoding glycine cleavage system aminomethyltransferase GcvT; amino-acid sequence: MTQKTILNQTHRDLGAKMVDFGGWDMPIHYGSQIEEHHLVRRDAGMFDVSHMTVVDLRGARVREFLRRLVANSVDKLKVPGKALYTCMLNPQGGVIDDLIIYFRDDEYFRLVVNAATRDKDLAWIAEQAKAFDVSVTERPEFGMIAVQGPNAREKVLGMLNDDDRAPVAKLGKFAAAQARTRDGIEVFVARTGYTGEDGFEVIVPEAQTVAFWNALLDAGVKPAGLGARDTLRLEAGMNLYGQDMDDAVSPYEAALAWTVALDEGRDFIGRGVLEQQKAGGAPRQMIGLVMDEKGVLRHGQKVLTDNGEGEILSGTFSPTLGKAIAFARVPAGVPGNVRVDIRGKEVPVRVVKFPFVRDGQPQEGVLG
- the gcvH gene encoding glycine cleavage system protein GcvH, producing MSEIPGDLKFMKSHEWARVDGDGKVTVGISDHAQGLLGDLVYVELPNVGERVEAGNACAVVESVKAASDVYSPVSGKVVAVNSALTDKPETINEDAYGEGWIFTVEIDDADQLNELLAPDDYSELLEEEDH
- a CDS encoding serine hydrolase domain-containing protein, which translates into the protein MKSNKKRHSRILARAGAVALLLPLTLGSTAQTPQHSGGPVAAQTTAIGTTAVVRPVNMPPAAPLPTGFDVRQFESMAQQLVAGNRVPGLAMAMVHDGKIISSRGFGITDTSRPQPVDSHTVFRLASLSKSFAGTMTGLLVNDGSLRWDSKLTSYLPSFRLSDSYSSQQLTVADVLSHRVGLTHNAFDRDLEQYVDYHTLTQRLAYAPMKCAPGTCYSYQNVAFSLIGDVVFAATGDFYAQEVQRRIFKPLGMNDASLGLEGIQASPSWARPHVRGRGGWVSLMPKTTYYQVLPAAGVNASASDMAQYLLAHTGHRPDVLPAPLLATLHQPLVDTPSEIRGSSWRRTRLNSAGYALGWRTYDYAGHRVVFHGGAVQGYRGLIAMVPELDFGVALLWNSESSLPSGLLPTILDSALGLPEGQWLDDRIDPTLYADTSEAESPNAPGTHASTASAAPR
- a CDS encoding GMC family oxidoreductase, producing the protein MFDYIIIGAGSAGCVLANRLSADPDTKVLLLEAGPRDSHPFIHMPAGLAKLVNNRRVNWDYHTAPEAALDGRALWWPRGKVLGGSSSINAMCYTRGVPADYDEWAALGAEGWGWKSVLPYFRRSERNSRGADALHGDEGPLYVSDLRYSNPLSSAFIEAGQQAGYAINRDFNGPSQEGFGLYQVTQKNGARCSSAVGYLDPVRERRNLTIVTGAQANRITFERGRASGVVYIAQGRAYHQAAAREVLLCGGAINSPQLLMLSGIGPAMHLRRHGIDVVADAPQVGENLQDHLDICTLQHATQAITYDRLSDARVAFDYYLRGHSGVGTSNIAEAGAFVRSPLATDERPDIQMHFVPAMLDDHGRRRLSGDGYTVHACFLRPRSRGRITLASGRAGDKPRIEANYLSDAEGFDLKVMVEGAKLSRELLAQPAFDAYRGAPIFPARNDLSDAELVEFIRAKAETIYHPIGTCRMGNDALSVVDPQLRVRGVEGLRVVDASVMPTLVGGNTNAPTMMIAERAADLINTDG
- a CDS encoding NTP/NDP exchange transporter — translated: MASSHTSDQPQRRVHSGEWHAVGLSFTYFFCVLAAYYVIRPVREQLSAAVGSTQLPWFYAATFLATLVLTPVFAALIARWPRRVVVPLVYLFFIACLLGFVPLFTAQGLLSPRALGTLFFVWVSVFNLFVVSVFWSFMADIWNTEQARRLFPIIAVAGTCGALAGPALTRTLVDVIGVAPLLVVSATLLGIAVVCIVLLGRWARTHGARRFDAAHEAPVGGSMWDGLRQVFSDPFMRGMAILLLLADGIGTVNYALVADYSGATFTDAVARTRFAAEVDLSANALTVITQLTLTRWLLPRKGAGAVILVWAVVSLFALSVVVFAPDPHAPLLGGMPAVAIALIVSRGLAYGMAEPARHSLYTRVPRDVRYKGQNAVDTAVWRFGDTAIAVSMNALRALGVTTGGFAGLSALAAFTAATIGWRLARRVDAVPATPPAQPATP
- a CDS encoding DUF1304 domain-containing protein translates to MSTLAMLLIAVVALLHLGFLVLEMFLWTRPFGRKVFRLSPEKAEATKVLAANQGLYNGFLAAGLIWSLCSQRADVASFFLACVVVAGAYGAATVNRRIFFIQALPALVALVALRLA
- a CDS encoding YciI family protein — its product is MKYVCLIYDEEKLFDDMPKDQFDAVMGEYFALSDALVESGQMVAAEALQPVNTATVVRVRNGRLSTTDGPYAETKEQLGGFYLIEAKDLDEAIRIAGRIPSARFGSVEVRPVMDCQRPD